AGCAATTGTATATTTTTGTCCCTTGGATAAGTTTTGGCTGCTACTGTTAAAATGGGGAGGTGAAACTTTTGGAATGAAAATGTTGAAAGATTGAAATTGGTGTGCAACTTATCCTCCATCCTACTAATGTGAATTTCACCATGTACCAAGCTACAAGTTGTGAAAATGAAAACCTTTGGTTGCATTTTGCATGTTCCCATTCGAAAAGTTGGTGTGTAATAATTAATATGTAGTCTTTAAGTTGGTGGAAGATTTTCCACTATtagaattgtattttgtttgcTATGGTACATTCAAGAGACTGGTGGAATTGAATAAACTGACAAAACTAAATGTGGAACTGGAATCTTGTGCTTGACCCTCAATGTGTATGCTACATGGGTTATCATCCAATTCTtctatattttcacattaaaaaATGGTTGAGagctttatttaattttatttttgccaGAATGGTTTCTACTGTACTATATTCTATCCAGTAACCACcgtttaattttatcaaaattttggtTGTGTTCTTGTTTATCAGACTGGTCTTGAAGTCAATTTCTGGGTTATGGTGTTAATTAGGGTCATGATATGTGTGGTGTGcaaaaaatttgtttggttttttaaaCTTGCATCTAATATTGTCTACTTTACAGATTGGAACTCCAATTTGTATTCCTTCCCAAGAGTTCATTGATATTGGTCGCATTGCCTCCATTGAGAATAACCATAAACCAGTTGATTATGCGAAGAAAGGGCAGAAAGTGGCCATTAAGGTATGTGCTTGCATTAAAGTTAGATTTTACATAATGAACGTCTCTGAACTCACAAAGTTATCCccaataaaatgaatttgattttgaGATATGGATTAAAAATGACCTTTATACCTATATAATTGTGCGAAAcaatgaaaaggaaaaaatgATTGTAGCAATAGAAAAGTGATGATCCATTTTCACTGATTTACATGTGGTTGATCTTTAGATTTAGTTATTGAGAAGgaggataaataaaaatgtaatgaGGTGAATAAGATAGTTTTACTGATCTGTTCAACTTGGTTTGCAGATTGTTGGCAGCAATTCTGAGGAACAGCAGAAAATGTTTGGGAGGCATTTTGAGATTGATGATGAACTTGTTAGCCATATTTCACGGAGATCTATTGATATTCTCAAAACTAATTATCGGGTAagtcattaataataatatataaatgtatcaGTAAAACAATGCGTATATAACTATTAATGGATTTTGTTGGACTATCCCTTAAAAGTTTCACTATTGAACTATTGATATAGGATGAACTTTCAATGGACGAATGGAAGCTGGTGGTGAAATTGAAGACTCTTTTCAAGATACAATGAGACTTGATCTGTGCGGGCACTTGGTATGAAATGTTTGGTGTAATGCCCAACTTTGAAGGATTTTGAAGGATTTATGCAAGGATGTGGTTCGGTAGACCAAAGATTCGACGCAATGATACAAAGCGTTTAATATGGACAGATGACTTTGTACAAGAAACTCCCATGCACTTGCGGCTGGGAACATCTGGCCAAAAAGGTTAACTGTCAAGGACAACAATGTCCAAATTTTGTGATTTACTATACAAATCTGTGGTATACATGGAAGCAAATAAGAGTTTAAGTTGCAATTGTTTGCTGAGGGAAAACATTCACGGGCATATTTATCTTGTGACAAACAAAATTGTTCACTTACGGTTTCCGTACTGTGtacaaattttttcaatttgttgCCGTGGCATGGTATTTATCGCGAGTTATGCATCTTTTGATGGTCCCTGCCGAGCATTTTGGTTGTGGAAACAGCATGAATATGTATACTTGTTTGGATATGAATATGTATTCAAATGTTTCAGCAAATTTTCCACTTCGACGTTCCATTTTTTATGCATCTTTATAGTGCTGTAAGAGCTCTGGACCTTTGCTCCTTATCACAAAAGTAGGATGCTTTCTATATTCGAATGATGATATTTCTATCCTGATAAAGTTAGATCaacttaatattaaataatttaggGAAATATCGTAAATGGCGGCTTTCCCTGTGTAAATTGTTGAATATGCAGAGGCATAAATGAAAAAGGCTTTTGTTAGGTGTTTTAATGGCACTTGTTAACAAGCATAAAATGGAAGGTttatattgaaaacaaaattttatatttttaaagagtAGAAATTAGAAAGCACAACTTTACTTGAATATTTCTATTTCTTCGGGAGTTTCCTGTTTTTAGGAGAAGCTAGATTACAGTCATCGAAAAATGTTGATGACTCACCAATTAATAACCTTTGAAAATTTATCTCGTCAAAAGAAGAATCTTGTTAATTTAGGTACATAATACAGtggaaattttagaaaataacaCAGATGAAATGTCTTGTACTTAGAGGGGAGTAGTCCAGGTTAGCAGtaagtttaaacaatattgttagttttgttattattaGAAGGAATAACTTATCTTGGTTAAATTTTTCAGATAGGGTTGGTCTGTATAGCTTCTCATTTTTTGTGAGGCTGAGTTGATATTTTCAACTCGCCACTACTTGATGGTGCGGAGTGAGATGACCTCTCTCGAATCATTAATATTTactaattcataaaatattaaaaaatacatgtttcagtttcatatttttaatagttTGTGAATtggtggatgtatttattttttacttagtttttttttgttggtgtattctatatttttttattattaatcttgAATGTTTCAacgataatttttatatttttgttagtattgttggttttatatttagtttttacatattttttatatagtttttgtGGATTGATtgagtaataaatttatttttaaaattttgacggGACAATCAGCCTTAAAAAGAGTGAAATTTTTAACCCTTCAACCCAAGTTAACACGCAATGTCttggtttttttaaaaggaattaaTGATAGGAGAGAGAGGGAGACGGCGTGGTAACCCGTTTTACAATTCCTAATTTCtagaacatatttttttttgggacaaaaatgcatatattgacttttttttaaaaagcataTATTGATTTTAGGTTAAGttaataatctttaaaaaaCTTGTCTAGCAACTAGGGATTAAAATTATATCagctcttaaatatataatattaattgtgaaaattttaagaaaattaacaataaatattgaATAGTTAGTATTATGCTTTCAGGTTTATCCTTCAcggtatttattttttacatattggTTATAAATTACAACCtaaaataattagaaatattttaagtaaaaaaaagaataatcggcgatattttaataaaaaaataaaaaatgcaaagaTGTGttataaagaagaaataaattTCTCTTACTAAAAACATTTaggaacaaaaataatattaaaaaataattttaataaagaaaaatgtttgtacttaaaacttttttaaaaattcaataatttatatataaacaatctTCTTTAGTAATGGCTTATTTTGAGGGTGGATGTTATATATTGTTGTTCAAAACtcctaataatattttggatttaatatattcttaatgtttgtgaaattttcaaaattggaTATAAGTCTCTACAAAAATATCTAGTTTTAGTccattgaaaatataatatattgcattttaatatttctcacctgtgattaaaaatatatttatctctGATTTTAATCACTATTTGTAGTACAACATTGTTCTTAATTAACTAATagataggctaaattacattcatggtcccttaacttaatttcaggtaacgttttagtcctttattttttttttcttcccgacttagtcctttattttaattttaagtgacaatttgatattttatgttttaaaatttcaacaatgatatccttttttatacaaaaattcaaaaaaaaattcaatcaaaactcataaaattaattatattcttcaatataatacaaatttcatcaaattcgtaacgcaaatcttcaaataaactcatattttcatactttatttgatatttttaggaataaaggactaaatcgggaaaaaaaaagataaaggactaaaacgttacctgaaattaagttaagagaccacatatgtaatttagccctAATAGATATTACCCCTATTTCAAAGAGAAGAATCTCGTTAAATAAatcacattaattaaaaaaattattagtagtattaaatttactaataattatttttaaatttattctaaGATGagagaaataatttatttcggTCAGCGaagtatttaattttgaaaaaattatttctgtatcataatatttattattagttagataaaaatataatataatcaaaattgttttagtataataataaatatgtagttGAACTAGTATACATCTGAAAACAATCTTTAGACACATACAGAACTATATAGaactgtcaatttgacaagtcTCCTATTTATTGGTTCCAGCCTACATGTTGGAGGGGTCAAaaagttttataatttaaaaggccccTAAAAAGAAgacccctaaaattttgtgggcttagtgGGCCTATAGACccaagtttttaaaaaaaatcaatttttgtttgaaaaaaaatttgacaatatttttttaattttttcaccgataaaagtatttctattttttttataaaaaattatttacaatttctttttgaatttttttttgattcgagaagaaaattgatttttttcgagaaatttttatttgttttttcacaaatttttttgagaattttttttttttcgatattttttcgaaaaaagtaaatatcgaaaatttttcaagaaaaaatctcaaaatattGGAGACCTATAAGCCTCATTAGCCCCCTCTCTTaagccccatgaaataatgggccgggatttaaaaaaaattattttaataagagCCTAATATTatgagttttttaaaaaaaaaatgaagggaCTTAGAGGTTGGAAActtttttgacagctctaatcacacatacaattaaaagatttttttttttgttttggaaaaacTAAGGACACATAACTTTGAAGACTAATCCTTTAAACtaactacaataaaaataaGAGGATGAATTTTCTTAACATATAATTTCTATACATATTAATTCGAAATCGAATTCTTAACAACTAAATAATTAAGAGACTCAAATTTCTATAAACTTCTCCTACATCGTGGTAGAAAGTTTTTGCCGTATTATATATCCATGCACAAACTTTTGGCCATATTATATATCCATGCACtatatttcaatgaaaaatacATCATACATAAAAAAGATCattacatgtatatatataaaaggttTTGACAACCTCATTAATCTTTATGCTTATTACTTATACAAAGCCAACTTTCATCTATATAACTCACCTCATTTCTtccaaaaacattaaaaataatgagGAGAATTGAGATAATTAAAACACATAAAGtagtacatatatatatatatatatatatatatatatatattatcttaataATGGTATATATTATTCGActtaaaaacttatattttaccAATTAGTCTAACAAATAACTAcaacaaattaacaatataattaataatgcCATAAACTTGTTGTCCGGAGGCTTTTTTCTTTTGTCTAGTAAATGTGTTCTAGGCCTAAAGTTGTTGGCTTTTGTGGCTTGACTTTGGACTGGTCCTATAGGCTAAACATACATTAAATCATTgtaaagatttatttttttacaagaattattgtaaatatttatgGTTCTTTTTTACTTTGCATTGGTGGACTAACACGTCAAttatatcataaatatttttttataagtttttgtAAACTGTTGATGAGGTGGGTATGTTTCTTTTGAATGGTTGGTtatttacaatattaaaaaaaatcattatcaaatttttttgtttttataaaacttatttattttaataatattcataattatttattatttcaacttacttattttcttttttatatatatatatataattaataaactaaAGGCCACTTGAACCAATCAACTTAGTTAGCCCAAAAGTTATAGCCATAGCAAACCAACCTCCAAACAAGACCCTCAAACAAGACTTCAAAATTGGAGCTTTACCCAACAGTGCCCCAAACAAACCAAAAACCACCAAAGCAAAACTCACAGCTCCTAAAACAACTCCTATTCTTACCTTATACCCTTTTATAAAAGATGCTGCAAGAAGTGGCACCATTGCACCTATTGAAAATGCTAAAGCTGAAGCTGCAGCAGCTTGTAAAGGGTTTGGTAAactctctttttcttcttcttcttcatcattattattaccCCTTTCATTGTCTCTTTTTAATTGAGCTACTTCAATGTCAAGTTGTGAATAAACAGAGACAAATTCACCTATTGCCATGCTACAAGCACCAGCTACAAGACCAGCAAAACCTGACAAGATCATGGCTTTTATGTCTTGTTTTACAGCTCCTACACCCATCATTAGTGATGCTGTTGAAACTAAACCATCATTGGCTCCTAAAACAGCCGCTCTTAGCCATTGAGATCGTTTCGAGTAATCGAAATCGTTGCTTTCGATCTCTAGTGTTGCATGTTGTTCATGGTTATTATTGTTTGGATGGACAAATTTTGTTTGGTTGATTGATGAATTATTGTTTGATtccatgaaaataaaaagttaagttATTTGAGGAAAATATCTTATTTAGAAGAAGATGGAATGATGAGAGTGTGGAGGACACACTCCTATGAAGGAGGGTATTTATGGATGAAATTAAAAGTGTTTTATGTGTGGAGGGAAAATGGTGGGACATTCCCACTAATCAAAAGACAAATTCTATGTTCACCAAATTCATACGGAAATACTATGTGTATATGTTttaataaagtaatttattaaAGTGAGGAATGATTGAGGTTGTGTGTGCTCCAATGGTGACATTATAAGTTAGATAATAATGTTACTTCCATAGCGGATATGGTTTTGGAGTGTTGCATGCAGAGATCAAAATTTGAACACCAAAAGAAAGCATCTCTTTTACAAAGTTCCTATTCAATCAAAGAAAGAtagaaaataaagtttttatttttgactcAATCGAAAATAAAGTTAAAGTAGTGAAAGTGGGTATGAATAATGAAAACCATCATATATCATAAtctgttttatatatatataatgaaccTACCTATCAAAATGGGATGTACGTTACATGCGAATTCGAATAAAAACGGCTAaataatcttattattatttaggaaagagaattaaaaataataatttttatttaggaAAGTTGAGTTAGATGATATTTTAGGAGTCAATCAATTTATATTCCATAATTGACTGTCTACTACTTATTATGgaataaaatataagcaaaaatgataataaaaatgttgatatatttgatcttaaaattaaattttattattgaaaaagttTTCTCTATGATAAGTTTAATgtgcaaatatttttaaaatatcatttgtatATCATCATGTATTCAACTTTTTACTTTTCACAtaaattagtagtattaataaagtgtatgtttgaaataaataataaatgcatttaataaattaaaaaagaccttacatttatgaaaattttattctttaaaaaaaaatgcttataattataattaaggaTAAAGAGTAGCTGTTAACTTTATTCCCAAGTTTAATTATCATAACTGCTTATCAAACTAAAACTTGAGAAGTAGATGTAAATGtagattgaaaaaaataaaagaatttaagaAGAATGGATTGCTGAAGAGGAAAACACTACTATAGGAATAAAAAGGAAGCGTAGGGAATTGGATATAACATAACATAATTGAAGTAATGGAACAGAGTGTAGATCGCATGTACAAAGACCACCTTTGTGCATTATTAATATATCTCTGTTCCAATCAGAGACATAAATGGAAGTCTTCATTGTTTTGCTCTCCAATAACTTACTTGCATTATTTATTTTGGGTCACCACAACTCTTTGTCTCACTAAATATTATATACTAAAGTAAGTCACcaataaaaagttgttttacTTGAATAGTGACATCCATTAATAATTGGCGTGGTTTAGTTGAATTCATAATGTCAAATAGAGATACAAAATAATAGAGCAAACATTGATagtttttttacaacaactaaATTAAGCAGCTTTATTATAATCAAATTGATAATATCTATCATAACCTTATTATAATCAAATCGATAATTATCGCAATTTTGGTGAATAATATGTAATCATTTATATCATAAATTGTAAGTCATTAAGTTTCAGCTATATGTTTTGTGACTTCAAACTTGAGAATTCATAGTTGTATAAGGTTATggtaatatttatcatttaaattaataacttaatgagttttaataaatttgatttttattaaatatatttttttacgatACAATGTGAAAAATTAGTATAGTGctttttaaactataaaataatgtttttttccttataaaatgatgttgtttaaaatataaggAAAGTGAgtaaataactttttgattCACAAAAATGACAGATAGTTTATTgatttacaaattaaatatactaaaacactttaatttataaatttaatttataaatgtattgtaaaaattttaatattatagagTTGTAATAATAAGAAGATAAAATAATCCTACAATCTCAAATAATATACTCATATTTAGATCCATACTCGTGATTAAATTTTATGCTATTGACAACATTAGTTGGATTCAACTTGAATATCAAATTAGTGATTAAAACTCTATTGTTCAATAAATAGTATATAAGAGGTCTATGTGCGAATTAATTCAGAAATTTTATCTGATTGAGGCAATAAAATGGCGTATAATATacatttatacaaaaaaatattactaattcttaaaatatacataattataatgattaaataaattcaaaacccataaaaatttatattttgaaaaatgttcaattattttttttatcatcaacactatcaaatatgtcaatatatatatatatatagatatataatagacaatatgcttttaaaaattagaatattttataggactttataaaaataatatattattaaactgatttttcattttcatgGATAGACCAGAGCTTCCATTAAATCTAGTAGATCTGTCCATGATGTCTTTCCTTTTTGTTCATTTCTAAATATGGTTTTTTTGTTGTGCTCTactgccaaaaaaaaaaaaaaaactgtaatCGACACAACGTATCAAATACTATACCGGTGGAAAAATTGAATTCAACAATAGCCTTTTACATCGGAGAATATAAGATCCTATGTTAAACACTTTGcgtttttttgaagaaaacaaATACTATTAATCAATTTTCACATTACTTAAACTGGGATTCGATGTTAAAAACttagtttttagtttaaattaCTATTAATCACTTTTCACATCGGTGCATTTACTTGATggaaaaaaagtttttacatCGGTGTATTACTTAATCAACgagaaaattacattttttttaagaaaaaaaccctaaaatgaaACATTAATTCACTTTTTGCATTCTTGGATTCACTCGCGTTTCTctataactattaattttatttttatcgttcTTCACCATCATCGTTTTTCAATGACCGTTTTATTATCGTCGTTGTTATACACTTAACTGTAATGTGACACAATATGCCAAATATCATTTGGTAATCAGGATGTCTTAAATTTCCCACAAGAGTAAGGGAGTGTTAGAGATTTTGTAAGGAAGACAATATTGTATTAAAATTCATCAATACTTCATTCAAAATAAagtataaatgaaaataatttaaaaaactaacgtATTTAGCCTATACTTTTGTGAGTActtcaaagaaataaaaagtgattGATTATAACTCCCTTGTTATTGGTGGAGAGACTAGTaatccaaaataaaaatgaaatataaattctctcggtttttcaaaataaataaataaataatattttaattttgaggtGTAAGATCCTTTAAATTATCACGAGTTCCAAATATGTGTTGCTTATACACCTCAAAATATAaggaagaaataaaatagaaatgagGAAAAGGGAATAAAAGTAGAAGGATGAAAGAGAATGAACTAGAAAGAGAAAGAAGGTATGAGCCATTTTTATTGCAAAATTCAAAAGTGTAGTTAAGGCgaggaagaagaagaggagGAGAAATATGGAGTGCTAGAGTAGTTGGATTTCATATTGTGATTGGTATGGTTCAATTTTTGGATTTGAAATAAAAGAACTCATAAACTTGTATAGGTTTgaaaaacattaaataatttcaatttaggattttttatttttacatcatAAAGTTTTTGAATTACAAATCTATGTGAACTTGCCACAATAACACCAAAACAGTCACGTAATCGCTTTTTAATGGatttggacaaaaaaaaaatataatgatgcACATATTTTATgacttcaaaatataaatattgtgtCTTTAAGTTATAAGTTAATTGATAAatgtcaatattattaaattaaatattttatattaagtttCAATTCGAGACCTTACAGTTgtgtataataattataatatttatcatttcttctaaaacataaaataaatgatcaatatTGTACAAAAAGAACCTAAATGACtaatatcatataattaaatatcttaaatctttattaccaaaaaaatatatatcttaaagCTTTTTAGATTGTATTTTATCTaagaattaataaatttatttatatgatatataagATAGAGTTTTAGTaacaatcaattaaaaatttattttttaaaaagatgaaCGGACTACCAAAACCTTTTGtctatactttttttatttatttatagagaaaataataaataaactcacacacaactattaaatttcaaatttaaatttaaaatataatatttaatataataatatccatatttttgttaattaaattaaacctTACATACTCATAATAATTCTTACgacattatttttgtttgtcaaCATGTCAATAATGCAACTGTAACTGTCCAACTCTTTCAAAAGGATCAAAAGTTAGATAAGAAAAGCTCAAAATGTAAAAAGATAAAGAGAGTGTGATGGTGAAAGATGAATCTTTGCTagctttttatttgttttataaacaCTGGTGGTACActtgatatattaaaatattttcacttgTGCTTGGATTTGcgtttaattttattgatatattgtttttttttttttaatataattgatacgTCATTATATTTTTCGTAAATGGTTTAAAAGTGAACAGATTTTGTTTGCGTGTTTTTTCTCCTTTTACATTATTGTTTTTGCTTCTATGGTGCATTCACTGCATTGTTAAATGTAAGTCTTTTGGTGAAGTTAATTGCTTTAACCAATTCTAAGTGTGGCATGCCATGTCAACACTTATATGATCAACTTTTTTAGTTATTACATATCAGCGTACACTTATGTATCAGATCTTAAGCACGAAGCTGATGTGATTCTTATTAAAACTTTCGCCAGATCTAATATATATTACATTACTATAGTTTTTTTAAGGCAAATAGaaatctatatttataatatatatatatatatatatatatataaattaaataaattatgatatctataaacatattatattttctttttaattaggCACTCTAAATTTTTACTTCAAATAATAATCCCACAAATATTTTTCGTTAATAATTTTGGTGTATgctttaaaacaaattttttgtattgtctgaatttttaaatgattttcttttataCATGTTTATATCATTACAAGAATCTCTtcgataaatatttaattttttttaataaatgatgaattaaatataatttttaaaataaatttagtgtttaaaaaatcatattttgttgaaaaattctaaaaatttataaagagactttctatAGTGTTctatatatttatgaaaaatatcatCTAAAAATTTGATTGATACTCATGAGTTGACTTAAAAGTAGAGACCAAAATTGTTGATAGGAAACATTTGAGAAATCATTatatgatgaaattttttagagAGTCTATTATAGCAAATGTTTATGGGAGTTGCTAACTTACATCCATTTGTTTTTACACCatgaattatcaaaattagaatttcagagtaattttatttgattagttaagattgattatttgaatcatttaaatttgaatctCTAAGTCATAATTAGTCTATTTAGGTTACATTGAATCATTGgatcatcaaaattataatttctaaatCATGTTTAGCCTAACTAGTTAAGATTAAAATGTTGGATTATCgaattttaaatttctatatTATAATCAATCTAATTAACTAGGATTTAACCGTTggataattgaaatataaattttaattcatagTCATTCTAATTAGTAAAATTTGAACCGTCGgatcatcaaaattaaatatgaccTAAAAATTCTAATTCCAATGAATCGACGATTCAATCTTTACAAATTATAATGACTATAACttcgaaatttaaattttaacgaTTCAAttgtttaatcttttaaataaacaGACCAACTATGACTTAGGAATTATATTTTTGATGATTAAATAGttcaatcttaattaattaaaataaatatgacttaaaaaattaaattttgacgaTCAAATGATTGAATGTTAACTTAATAGACTAACTATGActtaaaaaattctatttttggTGATCCAACATATCAATCTTAATAAACTTAACCAATTAAATAAACTAtgactttaaaattattattttaataatttaacaaatcaatgttaactaatttaataaattatgattctaaagttTTAATTATAATGGTCCAACGATTCTATTCTGTACTTCTTCAACTAATAAttactatataatatataaaagaataaatatttaagttatatatatatatatatatatatatatatatatatatatatatatatatatatatattattcagtTATCACGGTACCGATGTTTCTCTTGTGGTTTTTTTTACTTCACAGTTGTAAGTGGAATAGTcatgaaataaaatacactaaatgcttctattgaattattttatttgttgggatatttttaattttttttttagttttgatgta
The genomic region above belongs to Cicer arietinum cultivar CDC Frontier isolate Library 1 chromosome 4, Cicar.CDCFrontier_v2.0, whole genome shotgun sequence and contains:
- the LOC101498840 gene encoding vacuolar iron transporter homolog 2-like, which produces MESNNNSSINQTKFVHPNNNNHEQHATLEIESNDFDYSKRSQWLRAAVLGANDGLVSTASLMMGVGAVKQDIKAMILSGFAGLVAGACSMAIGEFVSVYSQLDIEVAQLKRDNERGNNNDEEEEEKESLPNPLQAAAASALAFSIGAMVPLLAASFIKGYKVRIGVVLGAVSFALVVFGLFGALLGKAPILKSCLRVLFGGWFAMAITFGLTKLIGSSGL